A genomic window from Actinomycetaceae bacterium MB13-C1-2 includes:
- the cmk gene encoding (d)CMP kinase: protein MSESKGVLVAIDGPAGSGKSTVSKLVAKRLGVAFLDTGAMYRGLTLACLGQRIPLDHVAQVLEEADQMKFRFEGTVDEPRFYLGDDEVTTQIREVDVAENVSTVAGLIPVRKWMAGEQRRQMLAARDLGTGMVAEGRDITTVVCPDADVKVLLLADPEARVRRRTLEMYGKATPELLEKTRSLVEGRDQVDSLVSEFMEPAEGVTVIDSSNMTIDEVVDTVIGMVATIKGEHVEKSGQ from the coding sequence GTGAGTGAATCCAAGGGAGTACTGGTTGCGATCGATGGCCCTGCTGGATCAGGCAAATCGACCGTTTCTAAGCTTGTTGCCAAAAGGCTGGGCGTTGCATTCCTCGACACCGGAGCCATGTACCGAGGACTAACACTCGCCTGCTTGGGACAGCGGATTCCTCTAGATCATGTAGCCCAGGTTCTTGAAGAGGCCGATCAGATGAAGTTTCGGTTTGAGGGCACGGTGGATGAGCCGCGTTTCTATCTCGGTGACGACGAGGTGACCACACAGATTCGAGAAGTTGACGTCGCAGAGAACGTCTCCACTGTCGCGGGCTTAATCCCAGTTCGGAAATGGATGGCTGGGGAGCAACGTCGACAAATGCTGGCCGCCCGCGACCTTGGGACAGGCATGGTCGCTGAAGGACGGGACATCACTACGGTTGTTTGTCCGGACGCCGACGTCAAGGTTCTGCTGCTAGCTGACCCGGAAGCCAGGGTCAGACGCCGTACCCTTGAGATGTATGGCAAGGCAACCCCGGAACTCCTAGAGAAGACTAGGTCACTGGTCGAAGGACGTGACCAGGTCGACTCGTTGGTCTCCGAGTTCATGGAACCAGCCGAAGGAGTAACGGTCATTGATTCCTCGAATATGACTATTGACGAGGTTGTCGATACCGTGATTGGGATGGTAGCGACGATCAAAGGGGAGCATGTTGAAAAGAGTGGGCAGTAA